The Bradyrhizobium diazoefficiens genome contains the following window.
TGGCGAGGCCAATGCTCATGTAATTGTAGATGCGCAGCATGTAGGCGCGCAGGCCGGCGTCGACCGTCGCGGCGTCAACACGCCCGGCGGCCCTGCCGAAAGGAGAAGCGTAATTGCGGTCTAGGTCCGACATGGTCGAATTCCCGTTGGTTGCCCGGTCCGGCATGAGGGGTCGCCATGCCGCCGGTTCGTCAATTCTATCTCGGATACCGATGTCGGCCGACATTAAATTTGGCTAACGATCGGGACTCCGAACCCATCCGATATGTGGGAAACTAACACATTCCCTGCAACCGTCCACGCGCGGCTGAATGTCGCCCCGGGCACGCAATCCTGACGAGAACCTGACGAGCCGACGTGGTTAATCGCAGGAAGCGTGCGATTTGGCTCCCACAACGCCACCCGCTACCTTTTGTCACAAATTGCGCAACACTGTGGCGGGCTTTTTGTTCAATGCCAGCAGCGTGCCGGCGAGCCCGAGCCCGACGGTGACGACCAGGGCGGCCGCAACGACGCCGGCCGCGCTGCCGGCCTGCCAGACGAATGACAGCGTCATCAGCCGCGTCACGATCATCCAGGCGGCGATGCTGCCGGCGATCACGCCGAACACCGCGGTGGCGAGCCCGATCAGCAGGTATTCGAGCGCATAGGCGCCGAGCAGCCGCAGCCGCGTCGCGCCCAGCGTCTTCAGGATCACCGCGTCATAGACCCGGTGGCGGTGACCGGCGGCAAGCGCACCGCCCAGCACCAGGATCGCGGAAATCAACGTCACGGCGCTGGCGCCGCGGATCGCAAGCGCCAGATTGGTCACGACCGCACCGACCGTCTCCATCACCTCGCGCACGCGCACGCTCGTCACCATCGGATAGGCGTCGGCAACCTGCTTGATGATCTTGCCGTCGCCGGCCGCGTCGCCGCCGGCTTCCGTCAGCGTCGCGATATGGGTGTGCGGCGCGCCCTTGAAGGCATTCGGCGAGAACACCAGCACGAAATTGATGCCGAGCCCCTGCCAGTCGATGGTGCGCAGATTGCCGATTTTGGCCGGAATGTCGCGGCCGAGCACGTTGACCACGATTTCGTCGCCGAGCTTCAATCCGAGCCCATCGGCGATCTTCTTCTCCATCGAGACCAGCGGCGGGCCGGAATAGCCGCCGCCCCACCATTCGCCCTCGACCACCTTGGAGCCCTTCGGCAGCTCGCCGGTATAGGTCAGGCCGCGGTCGCTCTGCAGCACCCATTCGGAATCGGTGGTGGGCTTGAGGTCCTCGGCGCGGACGCCGCGGGCGGCGACGATGCGCCCGCGCAGCATCGGCACGTCCTCGACCTTGGCGCCCGGCGCAATCTGGCGCAGATAATCGTCGAACGGGGCGGCCTGCGTGCTCGGAATGTCGATGAAGAAGAACGATGGCGCACGATCGGGCAGCGCGGCAAGGAACTGCCGGCGCAGATTGCCGTCGATCTGGATGATGGTGACGAGCACGGCGAGCCCCAGCCCGAGCGACAGCACGACCGAGGGCGTCAGCGCGCCCGGCCGGTGGATGTTGGCGATCGCAAGCCGCAGCATGGTGAAGCGCGTGCGCGGCAGTTTTCGCGCGATTGCCATTAGTAGTGCGGCAACACCGCGCAACACTGCGAACACGACGACGGAGGAGACCACGAACACCGCGGCGATGCGCTTGTCGAAGGACAGCCCGATCACCACGGCGACCAGAAGCGCGACGACAACGCCCATGAAGGCGAGATAGCTCCAGCGCGGCCGGTGCCATTCGGCAGCAATGGTGTCGCGGAACAGCGCCGCCACCGGCACGTCGTGGACGCGCCCGAGCGGCCACAGGCCGAAGGCGAGCGCGGTCAAGAGGCCATAGACGAAGGACAGCGCCAGCTCGTCGGCATGCACGGCCGGCACCACCGGTAGCGGCAACAGTTTTCCGAACAGGCCGACGATGGCGAATGGCATCGCGGCGCCGAGCGCGAGGCCAATCAGCGAGCCGATCGCAGCCAGCAGGACGACTTGCGCCAGATAAATGCCGAACACGTCGCGCCCTGTGGCGCCGACGGCCTTGAGGGCCGCGATCACTTCGAGCCTTCGATCGATATGGCTCTTCACGGCATTGGCGACGCCGACGCCGCCGACCAGCAGCGCGGCGAGGCCCACGAGGGTCAGGAACTGGGTGAAGCGGCTGATATTGCGTTCGAGCTGCGGCGAGGCGTTGGAGCGGCTGCGGACCTCCCAGCCCGCTTGCGGCGCCGCGTTGCGGGCATCCGCGATGAAGGCATCGGTGGCGCGGTCGCTGTTGGCCGCGTCAGGCAGCTTCACGCGGTAGACCCAGCGCACTAGGCTGCCGGGCTGGATCAGGCCGGTGGCGCGCAACGCCGCCTCGCTGATCAGGAAGCGCGGGCCGAAGCCGATGCCGCCAGCGAGCTTGTCGGGTTCGGCCTCGACGGTGCTGCGGATCTGGAAGGTCGCAGAGCCGATGGTGACGCGGTCGCCGACCCTGAGGGAGAGACGCGCCAGCAGCGTCGGATCGGCGGCGGCGCCGAACGCGCCGTCACGCTCCGCGAGCAGGTCGGCCAGCGGCAGCGGCGGCGCCAGCGTCAGCTGTCCGAGGATCGGATAGGTGTCGTCGACCGCCTTCATCTCGACCAGGGCCAGCTTGCCGTCGGCCGCACGGGCCATGCCGCGCAAGGTCGCGGCGACGGAGAGGGTGCCGCGCGAGCGCAGGAAGGCAACTTCTTCGGGCTTGGCCTCGCGCTGGAACAGCACGAAGGAGACGTCGCCGCCGAGCAGCGTGCGCCCCTCTCGCGCGAGCCCGTCGCTGAGGCTCGCCGACACCGAGCCGACGCCGGCGATCGCCATCACGCCGAGCGCGATGCAGGCGATGAAGACGTAGAAGCCGCGCAGGCCTCCGCGCAGTTCGCGGAGCGCATAACGCAACGACAGCGCGATGCCGTTGGGCTTCGCAAACGGTTCGACAGCTATGCTCATGCTTTCGTCGTCTGGGTGTCAATGCGGCCCGAGCGCAGGCGGATCACGCGATCGCAGCGATGCGCCAGCGAGGAATCGTGCGTCACCAGCACCAGCGTCATGCCGCGCTCGGCATGTTTGGTGAACAGCAGGTCGACGATCTGCTTGCCGGTGGTCTCGTCGAGATTGCCGGTCGGCTCGTCGGCGACGAGGATGGCGGGATCGGGCGCCAGCGCGCGGGCAAGCGCCACGCGCTGCTGCTCGCCGCCGGAGAGCTGGGTCGGATAATGATGCAGACGGTCGCCGAGCCCGACCGATTGCAGCTCCTGCGCCGCGCGCTTGTTGGCATCGGGATTGCCGGCGAGCTCGAGCGGGACGGCGACGTTTTCCAGCGCCGTCATGGTCGGGATCAGATGGAAGGATTGGAAGACGATGCCGACCTGGCGGCCGCGGAAGCGGGCCAGCGCATCCTCGTCGAGGGCATTGAAAGGCGTGCCTGACACCACCACCTCTCCGCTATCAGGACGCTCCAGCCCCGCCATCACCATCAGCAGCGTGGATTTGCCCGAGCCTGACGGGCCGATCAGGCCGACCGTCTCCCCCGAGCCGACGCGCAAGCTGATATCCTTGAGGATGTGAACGCGTGCCGCCCCCGAACCCAATGAGAGATTGACGTTGGAGATGGCGATGGTGTCCGGCGCAGTGCCGGCGAGCGAAGAGGATTCGATGCGAGTGTCCATGGTCCGGTCATATGGCAACTCCGCTAGCGCGGTCGAGAGGCGTTACGGAATGTTCATGCACATAGCCGTGTTGATGCTCGCTTTGATGACGGTCACCAATCCCGCTTCCGCGGAGGCGACAAAACCGATCAAGCTCGTCGTTCTCGGCGATTCCCTGAGCGCCGGCCTCGGCCTTCCGGCCCAGGAGGCGTTTCCCGCAAAACTTCAAAAAGCCTTGCAAGCCAAAGGCATAGAGGTCGACATGATCAATGCGGGGGTGTCGGGCGACACCTCCTCCGGCGGCCGCGACCGGCTCGACTGGTCGGTGCCTGAGGGAACCGAGGGGGTCATCCTCGAGCTCGGCGCCAACGACGCGATGCGCGGCATCGATCCCGACTTGACGCGCGCGGCGCTGACCGACATCGTTCAGCGTCTCAAGGCGCGCAAGATCGCCGTGATGCTGTGTGGCATGCTGGCGCCGCC
Protein-coding sequences here:
- a CDS encoding ABC transporter permease, with protein sequence MSIAVEPFAKPNGIALSLRYALRELRGGLRGFYVFIACIALGVMAIAGVGSVSASLSDGLAREGRTLLGGDVSFVLFQREAKPEEVAFLRSRGTLSVAATLRGMARAADGKLALVEMKAVDDTYPILGQLTLAPPLPLADLLAERDGAFGAAADPTLLARLSLRVGDRVTIGSATFQIRSTVEAEPDKLAGGIGFGPRFLISEAALRATGLIQPGSLVRWVYRVKLPDAANSDRATDAFIADARNAAPQAGWEVRSRSNASPQLERNISRFTQFLTLVGLAALLVGGVGVANAVKSHIDRRLEVIAALKAVGATGRDVFGIYLAQVVLLAAIGSLIGLALGAAMPFAIVGLFGKLLPLPVVPAVHADELALSFVYGLLTALAFGLWPLGRVHDVPVAALFRDTIAAEWHRPRWSYLAFMGVVVALLVAVVIGLSFDKRIAAVFVVSSVVVFAVLRGVAALLMAIARKLPRTRFTMLRLAIANIHRPGALTPSVVLSLGLGLAVLVTIIQIDGNLRRQFLAALPDRAPSFFFIDIPSTQAAPFDDYLRQIAPGAKVEDVPMLRGRIVAARGVRAEDLKPTTDSEWVLQSDRGLTYTGELPKGSKVVEGEWWGGGYSGPPLVSMEKKIADGLGLKLGDEIVVNVLGRDIPAKIGNLRTIDWQGLGINFVLVFSPNAFKGAPHTHIATLTEAGGDAAGDGKIIKQVADAYPMVTSVRVREVMETVGAVVTNLALAIRGASAVTLISAILVLGGALAAGHRHRVYDAVILKTLGATRLRLLGAYALEYLLIGLATAVFGVIAGSIAAWMIVTRLMTLSFVWQAGSAAGVVAAALVVTVGLGLAGTLLALNKKPATVLRNL
- a CDS encoding ABC transporter ATP-binding protein gives rise to the protein MDTRIESSSLAGTAPDTIAISNVNLSLGSGAARVHILKDISLRVGSGETVGLIGPSGSGKSTLLMVMAGLERPDSGEVVVSGTPFNALDEDALARFRGRQVGIVFQSFHLIPTMTALENVAVPLELAGNPDANKRAAQELQSVGLGDRLHHYPTQLSGGEQQRVALARALAPDPAILVADEPTGNLDETTGKQIVDLLFTKHAERGMTLVLVTHDSSLAHRCDRVIRLRSGRIDTQTTKA
- a CDS encoding arylesterase, whose product is MHIAVLMLALMTVTNPASAEATKPIKLVVLGDSLSAGLGLPAQEAFPAKLQKALQAKGIEVDMINAGVSGDTSSGGRDRLDWSVPEGTEGVILELGANDAMRGIDPDLTRAALTDIVQRLKARKIAVMLCGMLAPPNFGADYGARFNSIYPDLAKQFDVPLYPFFLDGVAADAKLNQADGIHPTAEGVDIIVNNMLPTVEAFLRTIGEQRR